Genomic segment of Myxococcus stipitatus:
GTGGTGGTCCTCGTTGATCTGCAGGCACGGCGCGGTGCCGCAGGAGGCCAGGCACTCGGTCTCGCGCAAGGTGAACTTCTCGTTGGCTTCACCCGCCTTGAGGCCGAGCTTCTCCTCGAGGTACGCGAGCATCTTCTCCGCGCCCCAGAGCGAGCAGGACAGGTTCGTGCAGACGTCCACGACGTACTTGCCCGGCTTCTTCAGGTGGTACATCACGTAGAAGCTCGCGACCTCGTAGGCGCGCTCCGGAGTGACCTCCAGATGCTTCGCGACCAGCCGGAGGCCTTCGGGCGGCAGCCAGCCCTTGATCTCCTGGAGCAGCCGCAGCGCCGGGAGCATGCCCGCGCTTTTGCGATCAGAGGGGTAGTGGGAGATGATCTCCGCGATACCCGCGTCGAACTTCTTCTGCTCTTCAGGAGTGAACAGGGGCTCCGCCATGGCGGGGGGCTACGTATTGCTCCAAAGGCCGCGTTGTCAACATAAACCCTCGACGCTACACTGGGCCGCCATCAGCAAATTGCCGAGCGATTTCAACCCCTTGTTATGACCCCGGGACCAGAGAACAAGCGTCAGCACCCCCGGGTCCCGGCCGTGCTGAAGGTGGAGTACGCGGACGGGCGCCAGGCGCGTGACGTCACGGAGAACCTGTCCCATACGGGACTCTTCGTCCAGACCGACCAGGTCTTCACCCTGGGGGACGAGGTGGGGCTCGCACTTTCTTTCCCGGGACTGTTGGATCCGGTAGAAGTCACCGGCATCGTGGCCTGGGTGAGGCCCGCGGGCTTCGATCAGCCCGGAGGTGTCGGCGTCCGCGTCGAGCGCGCGGAGGACAGGCGGAGACTGGGTGACATCTTGAGTGCGGCAGGACCCAACAGCCACGCGTCCCACGTCGAGCACGAGGGCTACCGTGTGCTCATCGTCGAGGACAACCCGCACATCATCGAGATGTACAGCTACGTCCTGAAGAAGCTGGCCTCGGGAGAGCTGCACGGGAAGGTCCCCCTGGAGGTCCACTTCGCGCCGGACGGCCACCACGCGCTCCTGATGCTGCGCGAGAGCCGCTTCAGCCTGGTGATGACGGACCTCTACATGCCGGTGATGGACGGCTTCGCCCTGGTGGAGCGCATCCGCGAGGAGGAGGCCCTGAGGGCCATCCCCGTCATCGCCATCTCCGCGGGTGGCAAGGAGGCGCAGGACCGCGCGCTGCAACTGGGCGTGGATATCTACCTGCGCAAGCCCGTGAAGTTCGTCGAGGTGCTGGAGACGGTGAAGCAGCTTCTTCGCATCAAGTGAAGACGCCCGGGTACCGGCAGTCCCACGTTGAGTGATGGCGGGCGGGCGTCGTAGAGTCGCCTACCCATGCCGAAGGCCGCCATCAACCGCGACGCCGTCAGTGGCGAGGCGCTGTTCATCCTCCGAAACCTGAGGGAGAACGGCCGACTTGGACGCTCGAACAAACTGGCCGATGTGAAGGCCTCGCTCGAACCGTCCGTCTCGCTCGAGTTCGACAACTACTTCTTCTTCCTGCGCAAGTTCCACTACATCGCCATGGACCGCGAGGCCCAGCTCAAGCTCACCGAGCAGGGCGAGCGCGTGGCGGGTGGGGAGCTTTCGGACCGCTTCTCCACGGAGGTGGGGGAGTTCTTCGCCGACCAGCTCGCCTCCGCCGAGGACGAGCCGCCCGTGGCGCAGGGGACCGAGGAGCCGATGGTCGTCCCGCCGCCTCCTCCGGAGCTGCTGCTGGATGAGACGGAGGTCGTTCCCACGGCGCAGACGCAGATTTCCCCGCCGCCCTCGCCGCCGCCCATGCCTCCCATGCGGGCCTCGCGCTCGGCCATGCCCGCGCTGGACCTGACGCCGCCGCCGAACACGTCCCAGGTGCCCGCACCGGCGCCGGCGCCCGCCGCCTCGCCCGTGGCGCTGGTCAGCCCCGTGGTTCCCGAGGGGCGCCGGGAGACGTCCATCGGCTTTGCTCCCACGGCGCCCGCGTCGCCGCAGCCCCTCGCCTCTCCTCCGCCGTCCGCGACTGCCTCCATGCCCCCTCCCGCCGCCACCGCCGCTCCCGTTGCCGCCGCGCCCGTCGCTCCGAAGGGCAATGAGCTGGACCTGCGCTACCAGAAGTTCGACCCCATCGGCACGGGCCCGCTGGGCACGGTGTTCAAGGGCCGCTTCACGGCGCTCGGCTTGGACATCTGCCTCAAGGAGCTGAAGGACATCTTCGGCTACTTCTCCTTCCTCCAGCGCGGCGAGGTGCTGAAGCGGCTGAAGAAGGAGCTGTGCGCGCAGGCCCAGGTGCGCCACCCCGGCATCGTCCAGGTGGTGGACCAGAACGTGGAGGCCGCGCGGCCGTACTTCGTGCTGGAGCTGATGAACGGCAGCCTGAAGGAGCGGCTGGAGGCCGGCGGTGGCAGCGGCGTGCCGGTGCCCTTCGCGCTGCGCACGTTCCTGCAGATGGCCTATGGCCTGCGCGCCGCGCACGCCGCGGGGCTGACGCACCACAACCTCAAGCCGGAGAACGTCCTCTTCGACGCGTACGGCAACGCCAAGCTGGCCGACTTCGGCCTGGGCCGGGTGGTGGAGGTCGACTCGACCAAGGGCATGCCCCAGGTCTTCGTGGGCACGGGCGGCATGGCCTACATGGCTCCCGAGCTCTTGAACCGGGGCGCCAAGGAGCCGGGCCCCTCCGCGGACATCTACGGCCTGGGCATCCTGCTCTACGAGATGCTCACCGGGCAGATTCCCGGACGCCGCTCGCCGCTGCCGTCGGAGGTCAACCCCGAGGCGCCCAGCGGGCTGGACCAGCTCTTCGACAAGGCCACGCAGGACAAGCGTGAGCAGCGCTACCCGGACGTGGATGCCATGCTCGAGGACTTCTACAAGGCGTTCCCGGAGAAGGAGTTCCTCACGCGCGGGGACCTCGTCCTCTCGTCGGACGCCCCGCAGCAACAGCAGCCGCAGTCGTGAGGTGAGCCCGGGCGCGGGCCGCCGAGGCCCGCCTCCGCTCGTGCGGAGGCTTTCGAGTCCCAGCACCTGCTCGCAAGCCCCGCTGCCTTCGTGACGAGGCCTGGGGCCGCGTGCCCGTGAAGCCCGCCCCGTTCGCTCGAGGGGCGTGGCATTGTCCGCGGGCCATGACCTCGACTTCTTCTGGTTGCCTGCTCGTCACCGTCACGGGCAAGGACCATCCCTCCATCACCTCCCGCTTCACCGGCTTGTTGGCCCAGGCGGGCGCCGAGCTGCTCGACGTGGAGCAGGTGGTGGTGCAGGGCCGCCTCACGCTGTGCCTGCTCGTCCGTCTGCCCGACACTCGCGGCGTCCCGAAGGAGCTGCTGTTCGCCGCTCGCGAGCTGGGCGTGGCGCTCGACTTCCAGGCGGTGGAGTCGCCGGACGCCGCGGCGAGTCCTGTGGCGGCGCGCTACGTCGTCACCGCCGTGGGCCGCGCGCTGGGCGCACGCGAGCTTCATTCGCTGACGTCGCACCTGTCCGAGCAGGGCGCGCTCGTGGAGCGCATCGTGCGGCTGACGCACACGCATCTGGGCTCGGTGGAGCTGCATGTCACGCTGCCTCCCGCGGTGGACCCGGAGGCGCTGAAGCGCTCGCTGCTCGCGCTGTCCATGCGCGACAACACCTTCGACGTGGCGCTGCAGCGCGAGAGCCTGTTCCGCCGCAGCAAGCGGATGGTGGTGATGGACATGGACTCCACGCTCATCCGCATCGAGGTCATCGACGAACTCGCGCGGGCGTATGGCGTGGGAGAGCAGGTGTCGCGCATCACCGAGCGCGCCATGCACGGTGAGATGGACTACGACGAGTCCCTGCGCCAGCGCGTGTCGCTGCTGGCGGGGCTGGATGTGTCCGTGCTGCGCGAGCTCGCGGCGAACCTGCCGCTGACGGAGGGCGCGGAGACGCTGGTGAAGGTGCTCAAGCGCCTGGGCTATCGCACCGCGGTCATCAGCGGCGGCTTCTCCGTGGCGGCCGAGGCGCTCAAGGCCCGGCTCGGCATCGACCACGCCTTCTCCAACGTGCTCGAGGAGGCGGATGGAAAGCTCACGGGCCGCACCGTGGGCCCCATCGTCAACGCACGCCGGAAGGCGGAGCTGCTGGAGCAGCTGGCGAAGCAGGAAGGCATCCTGCTGGAGCAGGTCATCGCGGTGGGCGATGGCGCCAATGACTTGCTGATGCTGGAGCGCGCGGGATTGGGAATCGCCTTCCGCGCCAAGCCCCGCCTCCGAGAAGCCGCTGATACATCGATTTCAGCCGGTGGCCTGGACACCATCCTCTACCTCCTGGGGCTCACCGGACGGGAGCTCCAGGAGGTGGGCTGAGCCGCGACTACAGCCGCATCCGCGCGGCCAGCTCGCGCTGCTGGAGCTGGTTCTTCTCCAGCAGCAGCTCCAGCAGGGCGCGCAGAATCTTGGAGCTCTTCTCCTGGTTCTGCTGGAGCGTCTGCAGCCGCTGCATATCTTCGTCGCTCCACTCAGAGGAGGTCGTGCCGCCGGTCAGGATTTCATCCAGGATGTCCGCCGCGCTCGAGCCCGCGGCCGCGGCCGGCGCGGGCTTCTCCGCGGGGCGGGGCGCGGGTGCGGTGGCGGGGGAGTCGGGCGGGACGATGTCGGCGATGCGCTTCACCACCGTCTTGCCGCTCATGTCGACGACCTTGAACTCATCCTCCGGCTCGTCGGCAGGTGCTTGTGTTTCAGCGGACGTGTTTCGCGACGGATTGAAGCGCGTGCTGATGACAGGCTCTTGATTGCGATAGTGGCGCAGAATCGCATGCTCGATTTCGCGCTCGCCCGCGACCATGGGCACCACCCGGGCGCGGCTGCGCGCCGCCACCTGGTCCAGGGTGGCCAGGTCCGTGGGGTCCGCCATGGCCAGCACCAGCGTCTTGCCGTTGTCCTTGAGCGACACCGGGAAGACGCCCTTCTGCTCCGCCAGGGTGATGTCCACGCGCGCCAGCGCGCCGGCGTCGCGCGTGATGTTGCCCAGCTGCACGCGCTGCATGCCCAGGCCCTGGCAGATGGCCTCGGTGACGGTGTCCTCGCTGGCCAGCCCCAGGTCCGCGACGATGCGCGACAGCCGCCCACCCCACTGGTCGAAAGTGGCCAGGGCGCTGCGCAGCTGGAGGTCGTCGATGACGCGGGCCTTGACGAGGATGTCGCCAATGCGATTGCGGGAAGGAGAAGCCATGGCTCGGGAGTCTACCGTCTGAACGCGCGGACGCTGAGTCCGCGACGCATTTGCCCGCTTCTTGGGCGAGGAGGCGCCACCATGCAACCCTTCGCGGAAGCCGCTGTCCTGCAGTGCCCCTATTGCGGCGAACAGGTGGAGGTCGACGTGGACCCCATCGGCGCCACCCACGAGCGCTACATCGAGGACTGTCCGGTGTGCTGCCGCCCCTGGACCGTCCACGTCGCCCGCGCCGAGGAGGCCGTCGGCGTCACCCTGGGCCGCGAGGACGACTGAACCCGGCCCAGGCCCACCCCAGGGCTCTTTCGGTGGCCTGGAGGGCAGGCAGGCGGCCCTGGAGCGAGGGCCGCGGACGGGGCGGGGGCGTTGCTTGACACGTCCCGGAGCATGGTTCTCTTGAGTCTTGTGAGGCGGCGCTGGAGCCCGATGGGGAGCCCGAGGCGACCGCGAACCAGGACAACGTCTGTGATTCACACGCCGTGCACCCGCGAAGGGTGTCACGAACAGGAGAAGACCATGCAAAGCCGCAACCCGTTCAACTCCGCCGTGGTGGTGAACCCCCTGATGCGCGACTTCGACGCGCTCTTCCGTGAGCTGGGCCAGCCCGGCTTCTTCCGTCAGGCCACGCGCGAGCGCACGCCGGCCGCCGACATCCTCGAGTCCGAGACGGGCATCACCCTGCACCTCGACATCCCGGGGGTGGACGCGAAGGACATCCAGGTGACGGTGGAGCGCGACGTGCTCACCGTGAAGGCGGAGCGCAAGGCGCAGCCCTTGGCCGAGGGCGTCAACGTGCGACGCCAGGAGCGAGCCCAGGGGGGATTCACGCGCTCGTTCTCCCTTCCGGAGACGGTGGACGCCACCAAGGTGGAGGCGCGCTACGAGCAAGGCGTGCTGACGCTGACACTGCCCCGGCGTGAGGAATCCAAGCCCCGCGTCATCGAGGTCAAGGTCCAGAGCTGAACCGCGCGCACACCCCTCCTGGGAGGCCGCTGTCCGCCGGTAACGGCGCGGCTTCCTCTCCCTTCACCCCTGTCGAGGGCTTCCGCGAGGGGGTGGCGGAAGCCCTCCGCGCATCAGCGCTTGGCGCTGAGCGAGATGGGCACGCGGAACAGCTCCAGCACCTGCTGCACGTCCAGCGGCTTCGCCAGGCACGCGAGCGCGCCGGCCTGCTTCGACTGCTCCACCACGTCGGCCGTGTGCACGGACGTCATGGTGATGAGGCGCACGCCCTCCATCTGCTTGCGCTGACGGATGCGGCGGCAGACCTCGAGGCCGTCGATGTCCGGCATGTTGAGGTCGATGATCATGCCGTGCGGCTTCTGCTCGGACACCAGCAGCAGGGCCTCCACGCCGCTCGTCGTCGTCTGCAGCTCCACCTGCGCGGCGAAGGGCTTGAACGCGCGCTTGATGGCGTCCAGCACCGCGCGCTCGTCGTCCACCACCAGCAGGCGCACCGTGCCGCTGCCCAGCTCCTCGGGAACCGGCATCTGGTGGGTGATGAGGAACGTGCGCAGGTCCGCGGACCGCACCCGGCGGTGGCCACCCGGCGTCCTGAAGGCCATCAGGATGCCCCGGTCAATCCACTTGCTCACCGTGGACGGATCCACCTGAAGCAAACGACTGATGTCGTGCGTCGTGTAGAGCTGGTCCGTCATCGCCGTACTCCCCTCTTGCTGCATCATTCCGCTGCCCATGGAATCAACCACCTACCTTGAATACGGGGTTTCCTTCAACCTCTCTGCGCACTGCGTCCATCAGTCCCCCTCATCAGACCCACGGCCCCGTCCCAGAGACCTCGGGACTTGAGGACCAGCTCGACGAGCTCCCGGGCGGCGCCTCGGCCGCCTGGGCTGTGGGTGACGAAGTGGACCCCCTGACGCACCTCGGGAACAGCATCCGCGGGACACGCGGACAAGCCCACCTTCGAGAGTGGGGCCAGGTCGTTGTGGTCATCCCCCATGTAGGCACACTCGCCCGGGGGGACATCCAACTGCCGGAGCAGCTCGTCCAGTGCGGCACCCTTGTCCTTGCGGCCTTGAAACACTGCCGCCAGGCCCAGCTCCCGCCCGCGTGCCTCCACGATGCCTGAGGTGCGGGCGGTGAGGATGGCGGCGGGCAGGCCCGACAGCCGGGCCATGACCAGGGCGTGGCCATCCTTCACATCGAAGCGCTTCATCAGCTCCCCGCCGTCGCCGTAATACAGGCCGCCGTCGGTGAGCACCCCGTCCACGTCAAAGACAAGCAGCCGCACGCGTGCCGCGCGGGACGTCAGCTCTTCCTTTCCCGGCTTGGAAAGTGCTTCCGTCGGCATGAGTCGCTTGGCTCCTTCTCCTGGCGTGTTCATCAGCTGGGCTCGTGTCCCAACACCCGGCGGATGTTCAGCACATTTCGTACCACGTCCTCGAACATCTGTGGATTGAGGGAGCACGGACCGTCACACAGGGCACGGTCAGGGTCCTCGTGCACTTCGGTGAACAAGGCGTCGATGCCGGCGGCCGCGGCGGAGCGCGCGAGCAGCGAGACGAACTTCCGCTCACCCGCCGTCTCTCCATTGCCCGCGCTGGGCAGCTGCACGGAGTGCGTGGCGTCAAAGCACACGGCCAGGCCCGCCTCGCGCATCTGCGCGAAGCCACGCATGTCGACAACCAGGTTGTTGTAGCCGAAGGACGAGCCCCGCTCCGTGACGAGCACGTTGGGGTTGCCCGCCTCGAACGCCTTGCGCGCCGAGTGGACGATGTCCTTGGGGGCCACGAATTGTCCCTTCTTCAAATTCACGCCCTTGCCCGTGCGAGCCACGGCCTCCACCAAGTCTGTCTGCCGGCACAGGAACGCCGGTATCTGGATGATATCCACAACTTCCGAGGCAGGACCTACGTGGCTGGTTTCATGGACGTCCGTGAGGACCGGGACGCCCACTTCATCCCTGATACGCGCTAGAATGCGCAGCCCTTCCCGGAGACCCGGGCCTCGGAAGGACTTCCCGCTCGTCCGGTTGGCCTTGTCATAGGAGCACTTGAAGGCGTAGGGCACGCCCAGTCGGCTGGTGATGCCCTTGAGCAAGTGAGCATGTTTCAGGGCCATCTCCTCGGACTCGATGCTGTCCGGGCCGGCAATGACAAAAAGCTTCTGTCCCGGGCCGACCTTGTGGCCACACAGGGTGATGGGAAGGCTGCTGCTGGCGCTCATGCGCGCACCTGGCCGGCCGTCGCGTCGCGCTGGTCCAGCGCGGCCTTGATGAAGCCGGAGAAGAGAGGGTGAGGGGCGAAGGGCTTGCTCTTGAACTCGGGGTGGAACTGGCACCCAACAAAGTACGGGTGGTCCGACAACTCAATCATCTCCACCAGGTTCAGCTCCGGATTGTGGCCGGAGATGACCAGCCCCGCCTCCTGCAGACGCCCGCGGTAGGCGTTGTTCACCTCGTAGCGGTGACGGTGGCGCTCCTGGATGAGGTCCTGGCCGTAGAGCTGGTGCGCGCGCGTGCCGGGCTTCAGCGCGCAGGCGTAGCTGCCCAGACGCATGGTGCCGCCCTTGTCCTGCACGGACACCTGGCTCTCCATCAGCGTCACGACGGGGTGCGGCGTGTGCTCGCTGAACTCCAGGCTGTTGGCCGTCGTCAGGCCCAGCACGCTCCGGCTGAACTCCACCACCGCCATCTGGAGGCCCAGGCAGATGCCGAAGAAGGGAATCTTCTTCTCACGCGCGTAGCGCACCGCCGCGATCTTCCCCTCGGTGCCCCGCACGCCGAACCCGCCGGGGACGAGGATGGCGTCCACGCCGGCGAGCAGCTTCTCCGGCCCTTGCGCCTCCACGTCCTGGCTGTCCACGAAGTGCAGGTTGACCTTCACGTCGTTGGCGATGCCACCGTGCAGCAGGGCCTCGTTGAGGCTCTTGTAGCTCTCCGTGAGGTTCACGTACTTGCCGACGATGGCCACCTGCACCTGGCCTCGCGCGGGCTCGTACACCTTGCGCAGGATGTTCTCCCAGCGCTCCAGGTGCGGCGCGCGGCTCCAGATGTTGAGCACCTCCGCCAGGCGAACATCCAGACCCTGGCGGTGCAGCTCCAGCGGCAGCTCGTAGATGCTGCGCACGTCCGGCGAGGTGAACACGTTGCCCGTGTCCACGTTGCAGAACATGGCGATCTTGTCCTTGAGCTCGCGCGACACCTCGCGGTCCGTGCGGCACACGAGGAAGTCGGGCTGGATGCCAATCTCGCGCAGCTTCATCACCGAGTGCTGCGTGGGCTTGGTCTTCACCTCGCCCGCGGCGCCGATGTACGGCAGGAGCGTCAGGTGCACGTAGACGGCATTCTGGCTGCCCACGTCGTAGCGCATCTGACGGATGGCCTCGAGGAACGGCAGCGACTCGATGTCGCCCACCGTGCCACCGACCTCCACAATCACCACGTCCGCGTCCTGGGCCGCCTGGCGGATGCTCGCCTTGATTTCGTCGGTGACGTGCGGAATCACCTGCACCGTCTTGCCCAGGTACTCGCCGCGACGCTCCTTCATGATGACGGCGTGGTAGATGCGGCCGGAGGTGAAGTTGTTGAGCCGGCTCATGCGAGCGTTCGTGAAGCGCTCGTAGTGGCCCAGGTCCATGTCCGTCTCGCCACCATCCTCGGTGACGAACACTTCGCCGTGCTGGAACGGGCTCATCGTGCCCGGATCCACGTTGATGTACGGGTCCAGCTTCAGCAGGGTGACGGCGAGGCCGCGATTCTCCAGCAGGGCGCCAATAGAGGCCGAGGCGAGGCCCTTGCCGAGGGAGCTGACCACTCCGCCCGTCACGAAAATGAACTTGGTTTTCTTGGAGCGCATATCCCGTTCTGCCAAGTAGGGCAGGGATGCGTCAATTATTCTGCGCCGGTCGAGGGGCCGCTCGGTGCTCCGGCTGACGCCGACTCAGTTTCCGTCCCAACCACCCGAGCGGGAGACCGCGAACTCGCGGACGTCCGGTTGTCCGACACGGAAGTCGCGCAAGTCACAGTTACGGCAGCTCCAGCCCTCCCAGCCCCGCTTGACGACCATGTGCAGGCAGGCGTCGTAGTTGGGGCAGTAGAGGTTGCGCTGAGCCTGGACGGCCTCCTCATCGCGCAACGCGGTGGGAAGTGGGCTGGGGCACGGGGTGATGGACACGGCAAATCTCCCGGATGGGTACAAAAAGGTCGGCCACTCCCCCCGGGCGGTTGGAACAGTCTCTCAGGGACTCCATTCCCGGGGGAAAGTAAAAGACCCGTTCCCGCATGATGCGGAAACGGGCCCTCGTTACCTCGGGCGTCTTCCACCGCCTTGGGGGCTGACTTCAGGCCGCCTTGGCGGAGGTGGACGCCTGATTCTTGCTGTCGATCAAGGCATCACCTCCTTTCTTGCGGCCGAAGAAGTAATCACCCACGCGATTGCGCGCCACTTTCAGGAAGCATTAGTGCGGGCCTGAGTGGCGGGCAGCCCTTCAGGCCGCGACGAACTGGCGCTCCACCAGCCTCCGGTACAGGCCTTCCTGGCCCATGAGGCTGGCGTGGGTGCCGCTCTGGACGATGCGGCCTCCCTCCAGCACGAGCACGCGGTCCACGTTGGCCACCGTGGACAAGCGGTGCGCGATGATGAGCGTGGTGCGACCTTTCATCAGCCGCTCCAGCGCGTCCTTCACCAGGTGCTCGCTCTCCGCGTCCAGGGCGCTGGTGGCCTCGTCGAGGATGAGCAGGCGAGGGTCCTTCAACACGGCGCGGGCAATGGCCACGCGCTGCTTCTGTCCGCCGGACAGCTGCACACCGCGCTCGCCGACGGGGGTGGCGTAGCCCTCCGGGAAGCGCTGGATGAAGTCGTGGGCGTTGGCGGCGCGCGCGGCCTCCTCCACTTCCTCCTGCGTGGCGTCCGGCCGGGCATAGCGGATGTTGTCCGCGATGGAGCAGGAGAAGAGCTGGGGCTCCTGCGCGACCATGCCGATGTTGCGCCGCAGCCACTCGGGCTCGAGCGAGGTGAGCGGCTGTCCATCCAGGAGCACCGCGCCGCCTTGCGGGTCGTAGAAGCGCGACAGCAGCGAGGCGAGCGTGGACTTGCCCGCGCCAGAGGGGCCGACGACGGCGACCACTTCACCGGGCCTCATCTCCAGGTCCATGCCCTGGAGCACGGGCACATCGGAGCGCGTGGGGTAGGAGAAGCGCACCGCGCGGAACTCCACGTGGCCCTTCACCGAGGCCAGCGTCTGTCCACCGGAGGGGATGGCGGGCTCGCGGTCCATCAGCTCGAAGACGCGCTCGGCGGCGCCGCTGGCGCGCATGAAGTCCGCCCACACCTCCGCGACGGCGCTGAGGGAGAGCGCGACCAGCGACGTGTAGATGAGGAACGAGGTGAGCGCGCCCACGCTGAGCGCTCCGTCCACCACCAGCCGGCCGCCGTACCAGAGCATGGCCGCGGTGGAGCCGTACATGGCGATGGAGGCGATGCCCATGAACACCGCGGACTGACGCGCGCGCGTCTTCGCGAGCTCGAGCGCCCGGTCCACCGCGGCGCTGTAGCGCTCCACCTCGTGGCTCTCCGCGGCGAAGGAGCGCACGGTGCGGATGCCGGAGAGGTCCTCCTCGGCCACCTCGCTGGAGGCGGCGAGCGCGTCCTGCACCTGCCGCGACAGGACGCGAACGCGCCGGCCATACACCACCGCGCCAATGGCGACGGCGGGGATGATGGCGAGCATCACCAGCGTGAGGCGCGGGGACGTGAGGAAGAGGAGCACCACGCCCCCCAGCGCCTGGAGGGTGTAGCGCAGCGTCATGGAGATGTTGGTGGTGACGGTGTTCTGCAGGACGCTCGTGTCGGAGGCCAGTCGACTGGTGAGCTCTCCGGTGCGACGCTCGTCGAAGAACGCGACCTCTTGGGACAGCAGGCTCTGGAACAGGCGCTTGCGCAGCCTCGTCACGACGCGCTCGCCCGCGGTGCTGAAGAGATAGACGCGCAAGGCCATGGCCAGGCCCTGCACGACGAAGACGCCGAACATCACCAGGGCGATGGTGTCCAGGCGCTCGCGGCTGCGAGCGCCGAGCGCCTCGTCGACGAGGTCTCCGATGGCCCGGGGAAAGGCGAGGGTGGCCGCGCTGCTGATGAAGAGAAAGAGCGTGCCCACGACAAGCGTGGGAAGCTCGGGCCTCGCCAGCGTGAGCAGGCGGCGCAACGTCAAGCGCGAGGGGGGGCCGGACTTGGAGGAAGACGGGGAGGCGGACACTCGCGGAGACTAGCGCGGAGTCCTCGGGTTCGCACGGCATCGCGCTGTCGGGGCGGGTGGGAGCAGCTCATCCTTTCGGACACGGAGGTAGGTCATGGAGCAGCACGTCTTCGGTGGTACCGGAAAGCACGTTCCCGTCCTCGGGCAAGGGACGTGGCAGATGGAGGGCGATGACCACGCGGAGGCCATTCGTTCCCTCCGCGCGGGGTTGGACCTGGGGCTCACGCACGTGGACACCGCGGAGCTGTATGGCCGGGGCCGCGTGGAGGAGCTCATCGTGTCCGAGGCCATCGCGGGCCGCCGGAACGAGGTCTTCCTCGTGTCGAAGGTGATGCCCTCCAACGCGTCCTACGCGGGCACGCTGGCCGCGTGCGAGAAGAGCCTGAAGAAGCTGCGCACCGACTGGCTGGACTGCTACCTGCTGCATTGGCCGGGCTCGCATCCGCTGGAGGAGACGGTGCGTGCCTTCGAGAAGCTGGTGGCGGATGGGAAGATTCGCTCGTGGGGGGTGAGCAACTTCGCGGTGTCGGACCTGGAGGAGCTTCTGTTGCTCACGAAGCCCGAGCGCATCGCCTGCAACCAGGTGCTCTATCACCTGGAAGAGCGCGCCATCGAACACGCGGTGCTGCCCTGGTGCGAGGCGCGCGGCATCGCGGTGGTGGGCTACAGCCCCTTCGGCAACGGGAACTTTCCCCAGCCGGACAGCGAGGGAGGCCGGGTGCTGGCGGACATTGCCCGCGCGCATGGCGCCACGCCTCGACAGGTGGCGCTCCAGTTCCTCGTGCGGCGGCCCTCGCTGTTCGCCATCCCGAAGTCGAGCCGCGTGGCCCACCTGAAGGACAACGCCGCCGCGTCGATGCTGGAGTTGTCCGCGGATGACCTGGGGCGCATCGACGCCGCGTTCCCGCTGGGGCCCTACACGGACGACCTGCCGATGCTGTGAGGTGCACGGCCTTCGCGGTGGATGCGGTTCCGTCCACCGCGAAGGGGTGGGCTACAGCAGGCCCTTCTGGCGCATGACGGCTTCGACCTTCGCGACGTCCTCGGGGATGTCCACCGCCACCGTGCGCCAGGAGACGCGCGCGCAGCGGATGGCGATGCCGTTCTCCAGGGCGCGGAGCTGCTCCAGCTTCTCCGTCTCCTCGAGCGGTGTGGGCGCGAGCTCCGCGAGCCTGAGCAGCACGTCCCGGCGGTAGCCATACAGGCCGATGTGGCCCCAGCGGGGGACCCGGGCCGCGGGCTCTCGCGCGTGGGGGACGAGGCTGCGGCTGAAGTAGAGGGCGTCGCTGTTGAGCGCGAGCACCGCCTTCACCACGTGAGGGCTCTCCGCTTCGTCCGTCTCGAGCGGCCTGACGAGCGTGCCCATGCGCACGGTGGGGTCCTTGAAGAGTCCCGCGAGGGCCTT
This window contains:
- a CDS encoding TIGR02266 family protein, translating into MTPGPENKRQHPRVPAVLKVEYADGRQARDVTENLSHTGLFVQTDQVFTLGDEVGLALSFPGLLDPVEVTGIVAWVRPAGFDQPGGVGVRVERAEDRRRLGDILSAAGPNSHASHVEHEGYRVLIVEDNPHIIEMYSYVLKKLASGELHGKVPLEVHFAPDGHHALLMLRESRFSLVMTDLYMPVMDGFALVERIREEEALRAIPVIAISAGGKEAQDRALQLGVDIYLRKPVKFVEVLETVKQLLRIK
- the nuoE gene encoding complex I 24 kDa subunit family protein; the protein is MAEPLFTPEEQKKFDAGIAEIISHYPSDRKSAGMLPALRLLQEIKGWLPPEGLRLVAKHLEVTPERAYEVASFYVMYHLKKPGKYVVDVCTNLSCSLWGAEKMLAYLEEKLGLKAGEANEKFTLRETECLASCGTAPCLQINEDHHESLTRAKLDAILAKLS
- a CDS encoding Hsp20/alpha crystallin family protein, with translation MQSRNPFNSAVVVNPLMRDFDALFRELGQPGFFRQATRERTPAADILESETGITLHLDIPGVDAKDIQVTVERDVLTVKAERKAQPLAEGVNVRRQERAQGGFTRSFSLPETVDATKVEARYEQGVLTLTLPRREESKPRVIEVKVQS
- a CDS encoding CPXCG motif-containing cysteine-rich protein, with protein sequence MQPFAEAAVLQCPYCGEQVEVDVDPIGATHERYIEDCPVCCRPWTVHVARAEEAVGVTLGREDD
- a CDS encoding serine/threonine-protein kinase, encoding MPKAAINRDAVSGEALFILRNLRENGRLGRSNKLADVKASLEPSVSLEFDNYFFFLRKFHYIAMDREAQLKLTEQGERVAGGELSDRFSTEVGEFFADQLASAEDEPPVAQGTEEPMVVPPPPPELLLDETEVVPTAQTQISPPPSPPPMPPMRASRSAMPALDLTPPPNTSQVPAPAPAPAASPVALVSPVVPEGRRETSIGFAPTAPASPQPLASPPPSATASMPPPAATAAPVAAAPVAPKGNELDLRYQKFDPIGTGPLGTVFKGRFTALGLDICLKELKDIFGYFSFLQRGEVLKRLKKELCAQAQVRHPGIVQVVDQNVEAARPYFVLELMNGSLKERLEAGGGSGVPVPFALRTFLQMAYGLRAAHAAGLTHHNLKPENVLFDAYGNAKLADFGLGRVVEVDSTKGMPQVFVGTGGMAYMAPELLNRGAKEPGPSADIYGLGILLYEMLTGQIPGRRSPLPSEVNPEAPSGLDQLFDKATQDKREQRYPDVDAMLEDFYKAFPEKEFLTRGDLVLSSDAPQQQQPQS
- a CDS encoding response regulator; protein product: MGSGMMQQEGSTAMTDQLYTTHDISRLLQVDPSTVSKWIDRGILMAFRTPGGHRRVRSADLRTFLITHQMPVPEELGSGTVRLLVVDDERAVLDAIKRAFKPFAAQVELQTTTSGVEALLLVSEQKPHGMIIDLNMPDIDGLEVCRRIRQRKQMEGVRLITMTSVHTADVVEQSKQAGALACLAKPLDVQQVLELFRVPISLSAKR
- the serB gene encoding phosphoserine phosphatase SerB, yielding MTSTSSGCLLVTVTGKDHPSITSRFTGLLAQAGAELLDVEQVVVQGRLTLCLLVRLPDTRGVPKELLFAARELGVALDFQAVESPDAAASPVAARYVVTAVGRALGARELHSLTSHLSEQGALVERIVRLTHTHLGSVELHVTLPPAVDPEALKRSLLALSMRDNTFDVALQRESLFRRSKRMVVMDMDSTLIRIEVIDELARAYGVGEQVSRITERAMHGEMDYDESLRQRVSLLAGLDVSVLRELAANLPLTEGAETLVKVLKRLGYRTAVISGGFSVAAEALKARLGIDHAFSNVLEEADGKLTGRTVGPIVNARRKAELLEQLAKQEGILLEQVIAVGDGANDLLMLERAGLGIAFRAKPRLREAADTSISAGGLDTILYLLGLTGRELQEVG